The following nucleotide sequence is from Ferrimicrobium sp..
GCGGATCTACTCTAGTAGCCACGTCAGCTTCGGGGCATACTATCGTCCATGTCAGAGCCTCAACCTAGCGTAACATGGAGCCTGATAGCGAGGTTGCCCCCAAATTTTGTGATCTTCGAAGGGATTTTGTTTTTTCTCTCGCAGTGGTCGAGTTGACTGCTATAGTATTTGGAGCACTAGATGTAGTGTTGTTTGCCCGGCGGTGACGCTAATTGTGGGGTTGACAGGGCAGACTCAGTGGGAGGTTATTTGATGAAAACGCAGTTAAAGGGCCTGGAGCGCCATTTTACGTCAAAGGGGACGGATCCTTTTGCTTGTGTGGTGTGGGAACAACGAGATGCCAAGATCTCCAACTATCGCACCGGAGCAGTCGCCTTTGAGCAAAAGGGTGTCGAGGTGCCAAGCACTTGGAGCATGAATGCCACCAATATCTTGGCACAAAAGTACTTCCGTGGTGCACTCGATACGCCTGAGCGCGAAGGCTCCCTGAAGGCTGTCGCGAACCGGATCGTAGACACGCTGACGAACTGGGGTGAGAAAGACGGCTATTTTGCCGATCACGACGAGGCCCGAACCTTTGCTGATGAGCTCAAGTACCTGTTGGTTACCCAACGGGCGGCGTTCAACTCTCCGGTCTGGTTCAACATCGGCGTTCAGGGGGTACCTCAGCAGGGGTCAGCGTGCTTTATCCTCTCGGTCGATGACACCATGGATGCTATCTTGAACTGGTACCGTGAAGAGGGTGTGATCTTTAAGGGCGGTTCCGGCTCTGGTGTGAATCTGTCGCGGATTCGATCCTCACTCGAGCATCTCAACGGTGGCGGCACTGCGTCGGGGCCGGTGTCGTTCATGCGTGGGGCGGACGCGTCCGCTGGGACCATCAAATCGGGAGGCAAGACACGGCGAGCTGCCAAGATGGTGATCCTCGACGTCGATCACCCAGATATCGAGGAGTTCATCTGGACGAAGGCCATCGAGGAGCGCAAGGCGCGCGCGCTCGAGGCAGCCGGGTTCGATATGGGTGTGGATGGCAAAGATGCCTTCTCGGTACAGTACCAGAATGCCAACAACTCCGTACGGGTCAGTGATGAGTTCATGCAGGCGGTGCTCGAGGGGCGCGACTGGGAGTTGCGAGCCGTCACAACGGGCAAGGTACTACGTCGGCTACCAGCTCGTGATCTCATGCGTCAAATCGCACAGGCAGCTTGGGAGTGTGCCGACCCGGGTGTGCAGTATGACTCCACCATCAACCGGTGGCACACCACGCCGAACGCAGGCCCCATCAACGGGTCGAACCCTTGCTCCGAGTATATGCATCTAGATAATTCGTCCTGTAATCTCGCATCGGTGAACCTGCTGAAGTATCTCGACGACGATGGGAACTTCGATGTCGATGGTTTCACCCATACCGTGTCGCTCCTGATCGTGGCTCAAGATATCCTCGTTGGTAACGCCGATTATCCGACCGAGAAGATCGCTAAGACCTCGCGGGCTTACCGTCAACTCGGGATTGGTTATGCCAACCTTGGAGCCTTGTTGATGGCGCTTGGCATGCCGTATGACTCTGATGCCGGGAGAGCCTATGCTGGCGCCGTCACCGCTATCATGACAGGCTATGCCTATGACACCTCTGCGAGGCTCGCCGCGCGCGTCGGCGCCTTCGACGGCTTCGCCAACGATCGCGATGGAATGCTGCGCGTTATTGGCATGCACCACGAGCACGTGGCAAAAATCGACTCGTACTACGTACCGCCAGAGTTGATGACCGCTGCCAACGATATTTGGCACGAGACGGAGGAGCTCGCTCAGGCTCAGGGGGTGCGTAATGCGCAAGTCTCACTGTTGGCGCCCACGGGCACAATTGGTCTGCTGATGGACTGCGATACCACCGGGATCGAGCCGGATCTCGGGTTGGTAAAGTTCAAGACCCTTGTGGGTGGTGGAACCATGACATTCGTGAACCAGACCGTTCCTCGCGCGCTTCGATCCCTGGGTTACGGACAAGAGGCGATCGACTCCATCATCGCCTACATCGATGAGCACAAGACGATCCTGGGGGCTCCGGCGCTTGCGAAGGAGCATCTGCCGGTGTTCGCCTGTGCGATGGGCGATAACGTGATCAGCTATCGCGGACACATCGCCATGATGTCGGCCGTGCAGCCGTTCCTGTCGGGAGCGATATCCAAGACCGTCAACCTTCCTGAGACAGCGACGGTTGAGGATATCGAAGAGGTATACATCGAGAGCTGGCGCCTTGGACTGAAGGCGGTCGCTATCTATCGCGATAACTGCAAGGTTGGTCAGCCACTTCAGACCATGCGCAAAGAGGAGCCGGCCACCGCCGGCGAAGTCGATGCGCTGCGCCAACAGCTCGCGGAACTCGGTGCGCGCTCCAAGCGCGAACGGCTACCGAGGCATCGGCAGTCGCGGACCTATGCCTTCCAGGTGGCGGACGCAGAGGGGTATGCAACCGTTGGCGAGTATCCCGATGGTCGTCCGGGTGAGGTCTTCATCAAGGTTTCCAAGCAGGGATCGACCCTCGCGGGAGTGATGGATGCATTCTCGATCGCGGTGAGCCTCGGTCTCCAGCACGGGGTTCCTATGGAGACGTTCGTGCGCAAGTACGTGAACATGCGTTTCGAACCTGCAGGCATCACCGACGATCAAGACATCAGAATCGCCTCAAGTTTGGTCGATTACATCTTCCGTCGCCTCGCTATCGATTATCTGGACTCTGAGACTCGAGAGGAGCTGGGCATCCACACGACCGCAGAGCGAACGCGAAGTCTGTTGTTCCCGGCCGATGATTCACTGACCCCCTCGACAAGAGAGATTGACGAGAGCTACGGGGCCTCTGCCACACCGCTCCCTCAGCTTGACGAGGTCGTGGTGCCGTTCGCACAGGTGGACGCCCCGTATTGTTACTCCTGTGGCAACGTCATGCAGCGGTCCGGGTCGTGCTTTGTTTGCTCAAGCTGTGGGACAACATCGGGGTGCTCGTAGCCTTGAGGGTTCTTGGAGTGTCTTCCATTGCTTAACTTAGGAAACGCCTGACGGCGTCTCAGCTTGCTTGCATGTCGTCCCGCCCTCACCCCGATTACGGGATGAAGGCGGGACATGTCAGAACCCCAACATACGATCCTAGTTTATTTAAGGCGATGTGTTGAAAGCGCCCTCATGGTGTCATCGGCTTAGATACTACGTCCGATCGTGGTCGATCCTTGGGTTATCGAGTGAGTTTCTGGTGTAGGACCCTCCAGGGTGAACGATACGGATGTCCCCGATATTTGGTGGACGGGGAGTCTATGACGATCCTGCCCAACGCTTGCCCCGACGATACGTAGGTTGCGTCTTTCTTATGGGGCTACCAGAATCCGTACGGTACTTGTAACGCGATATCTTGTATGGTCGCGCAACGGCTGCGCCGAGGCCAGGAATGACCAGCATCGTCCAAAGGGAACCTACGCATCGGCCCAGTATGCGCGCATTGCCAGACGACGAGGGCCTAACAAGGCAGCGGTTGCGCTCGCCAACTCCATGTTAAACGTCGTCTGGCATCTCCTCACCAATGGAGAACTCTACCAAGATCTAGGGGCTGATTACTTCGAGAAGCACAACGATCCCGAAGCTCAGGTAAAGCGACTGGCTAAGCGGATCGAGGCTTTCGGGTTCGACGTCACCGTAACCGAGAGGGTCGCCTAGCTCGAACGATTCACGAAACCTCTACCACTCTCGCATCGTGGGGTGCTTAGGTCTTGTCGTCCCAATTCTCCAGGTGGTGGGGCATTACA
It contains:
- a CDS encoding vitamin B12-dependent ribonucleotide reductase produces the protein MKTQLKGLERHFTSKGTDPFACVVWEQRDAKISNYRTGAVAFEQKGVEVPSTWSMNATNILAQKYFRGALDTPEREGSLKAVANRIVDTLTNWGEKDGYFADHDEARTFADELKYLLVTQRAAFNSPVWFNIGVQGVPQQGSACFILSVDDTMDAILNWYREEGVIFKGGSGSGVNLSRIRSSLEHLNGGGTASGPVSFMRGADASAGTIKSGGKTRRAAKMVILDVDHPDIEEFIWTKAIEERKARALEAAGFDMGVDGKDAFSVQYQNANNSVRVSDEFMQAVLEGRDWELRAVTTGKVLRRLPARDLMRQIAQAAWECADPGVQYDSTINRWHTTPNAGPINGSNPCSEYMHLDNSSCNLASVNLLKYLDDDGNFDVDGFTHTVSLLIVAQDILVGNADYPTEKIAKTSRAYRQLGIGYANLGALLMALGMPYDSDAGRAYAGAVTAIMTGYAYDTSARLAARVGAFDGFANDRDGMLRVIGMHHEHVAKIDSYYVPPELMTAANDIWHETEELAQAQGVRNAQVSLLAPTGTIGLLMDCDTTGIEPDLGLVKFKTLVGGGTMTFVNQTVPRALRSLGYGQEAIDSIIAYIDEHKTILGAPALAKEHLPVFACAMGDNVISYRGHIAMMSAVQPFLSGAISKTVNLPETATVEDIEEVYIESWRLGLKAVAIYRDNCKVGQPLQTMRKEEPATAGEVDALRQQLAELGARSKRERLPRHRQSRTYAFQVADAEGYATVGEYPDGRPGEVFIKVSKQGSTLAGVMDAFSIAVSLGLQHGVPMETFVRKYVNMRFEPAGITDDQDIRIASSLVDYIFRRLAIDYLDSETREELGIHTTAERTRSLLFPADDSLTPSTREIDESYGASATPLPQLDEVVVPFAQVDAPYCYSCGNVMQRSGSCFVCSSCGTTSGCS